From Paenibacillus sp. PK3_47, the proteins below share one genomic window:
- a CDS encoding MarR family transcriptional regulator, whose translation MKEILREIGMIARALDSISNIEFKEIDLTRGQYLYLVRICENPGIIQEKLAEMIKVDRTTAARAVQKLELQGMIEKKSDGENKKIKKIYATDKGREVYPFLMREGNYSDRMALQGVSDEETETLYKLLVKVRKNVEADWEQVKKGHKRDY comes from the coding sequence ATGAAAGAAATCCTCCGTGAAATTGGAATGATCGCCAGGGCGCTTGATTCCATCAGCAATATTGAATTTAAGGAAATTGATCTCACCCGGGGGCAATATTTATATTTGGTACGGATCTGCGAGAACCCGGGCATTATTCAGGAAAAGCTTGCTGAAATGATCAAGGTGGACCGTACAACGGCCGCCCGGGCGGTGCAGAAGCTGGAGCTGCAGGGGATGATCGAGAAGAAAAGTGACGGGGAAAACAAAAAAATCAAAAAAATCTACGCCACTGACAAAGGCAGGGAGGTCTACCCTTTTCTGATGAGAGAGGGGAATTACTCCGACAGGATGGCTCTGCAGGGGGTTTCTGACGAAGAAACAGAGACGCTTTATAAGCTTCTTGTAAAGGTGAGAAAGAATGTGGAGGCCGACTGGGAGCAGGTGAAAAAGGGGCACAAAAGAGATTATTAA
- a CDS encoding protein kinase family protein — protein MYKYIKGFLQAWTDYPLQPGSYIGDRYKVISPIGLGSYGITYRCLDEQHQQTVAVKQAKPSKKGTGQQMLAWEKEVMSALEHPFIPACRDFFEEKRSVSLVIDYIEGKTLEDSIFAEGRTFGERDTVNWTLQLMERVKYIHDKGFVHLDLRIPNVIMKEDQLYLIDFGLSAPLGNSGSDLYKQIKAGFNSTTPSKPAMIQSDLYDIGHLMLFMLYSQFSPEPDAPEAGWMEELQLSGELREILLRLLEEGNPYPDTSGFVSDLERILPGLR, from the coding sequence GTGTACAAATATATTAAAGGATTTCTCCAGGCTTGGACAGATTATCCCCTTCAGCCTGGAAGTTATATCGGTGACAGATACAAAGTGATATCGCCCATCGGGCTGGGCAGCTACGGTATTACTTACCGGTGCCTGGATGAACAGCATCAGCAGACCGTAGCGGTCAAGCAGGCCAAGCCGAGCAAGAAAGGAACCGGGCAGCAAATGCTGGCCTGGGAAAAAGAAGTGATGTCAGCGCTTGAGCATCCCTTCATTCCGGCCTGCCGGGACTTTTTTGAAGAAAAGCGCTCTGTATCGCTAGTAATCGATTATATCGAAGGGAAAACGCTGGAGGACTCCATTTTTGCAGAAGGCAGGACGTTCGGGGAAAGAGATACCGTAAACTGGACGCTGCAGCTGATGGAGCGCGTGAAATATATACATGATAAAGGTTTTGTTCACCTCGATCTGCGTATACCGAACGTAATTATGAAGGAAGATCAGCTCTATTTAATCGATTTTGGCCTTTCGGCTCCGCTCGGTAACAGCGGTTCGGATCTTTATAAGCAGATTAAAGCAGGCTTCAACAGTACAACACCGTCAAAGCCTGCCATGATACAGTCGGATTTATATGATATCGGACATCTGATGCTTTTCATGCTTTACTCTCAATTCAGCCCTGAACCCGATGCTCCGGAAGCAGGCTGGATGGAAGAATTACAGCTCTCCGGTGAACTCAGGGAAATTCTCCTCAGGCTGCTTGAAGAAGGCAACCCTTATCCGGACACTTCCGGGTTCGTCTCCGATTTGGAACGGATTCTTCCGGGGCTCCGCTGA
- a CDS encoding GNAT family N-acetyltransferase, translated as MNNNTTVVYRFSRMEEQEARQIADWKYEPPYSMYNSNDPEDIGELMDGSYYAVHTYDHELIGFFCFGQNARVPGGTEQGLYTGDHVLDIGLGLKPEYTGMGRGLGFLRAGLDFAAAEFKPDKYRLTVAAFNKRAISLYHTAGFNVIGAFIKQNPGNSMEFAVMELG; from the coding sequence ATGAATAATAATACAACAGTAGTATACCGGTTTAGCCGGATGGAAGAGCAAGAGGCAAGACAAATTGCGGATTGGAAATACGAGCCCCCGTATTCCATGTATAACTCGAACGATCCGGAAGATATCGGGGAGCTGATGGACGGTTCCTATTACGCTGTACATACCTATGACCATGAACTGATCGGTTTCTTTTGCTTCGGCCAAAATGCCCGGGTTCCCGGAGGAACGGAGCAGGGATTGTACACAGGAGACCATGTGCTTGATATCGGGCTTGGGCTGAAACCGGAATATACGGGAATGGGACGCGGACTTGGTTTTCTGAGAGCAGGTCTTGACTTTGCCGCAGCCGAATTTAAGCCTGATAAATACAGACTGACTGTCGCCGCATTTAACAAGAGGGCTATCTCCCTGTATCACACCGCCGGATTTAATGTCATAGGTGCCTTCATCAAGCAGAATCCGGGCAACAGCATGGAATTTGCAGTCATGGAATTAGGCTGA